A genomic segment from Pseudomonadota bacterium encodes:
- a CDS encoding BON domain-containing protein, producing MKATRLLNAAALARLATAALVAASLSGCIGVVLGGAAGGASVVNDPRTAGSLVEDESIELKAGNLLRGDKELAQQTHINVTSYNQIVLVSGEAPTEDMRTRVFDLVKGIEKVRTAHNEVTIAAPSPVSSRTTDSWLTTSVKAKIVGAKELNAIKIKVVTEAGTVYLMGLVKQDEGDLAAQLASQTAGVQRVVKLFEYQ from the coding sequence ATGAAAGCCACGAGATTATTGAACGCTGCTGCTCTCGCACGCCTCGCCACGGCGGCGCTGGTGGCCGCTTCACTCAGCGGTTGCATCGGCGTGGTGCTGGGCGGCGCGGCGGGTGGCGCGTCGGTGGTGAACGATCCGCGCACCGCCGGCTCACTTGTCGAAGATGAAAGCATCGAACTGAAGGCCGGCAACCTGTTGCGCGGAGACAAGGAGCTCGCCCAGCAGACCCATATCAATGTCACCAGCTACAACCAGATTGTCCTGGTGTCCGGCGAAGCGCCCACCGAAGACATGCGCACGCGCGTGTTCGATCTCGTCAAGGGCATCGAGAAAGTGCGCACCGCGCACAACGAAGTGACGATTGCCGCGCCGAGCCCGGTCAGTTCGCGCACCACCGACAGCTGGCTGACCACCAGCGTCAAAGCCAAGATCGTCGGCGCCAAGGAACTGAACGCCATCAAGATCAAGGTCGTGACCGAAGCCGGCACGGTCTACCTGATGGGCTTGGTGAAACAGGACGAAGGAGATCTCGCCGCGCAACTCGCCAGCCAGACCGCCGGTGTGCAGCGGGTGGTCAAACTGTTCGAGTACCAGTAA
- a CDS encoding ClpXP protease specificity-enhancing factor, translated as MTSTRPYLIRALYEWIVDNQCTPHLLVEVRDDHTRVPRQFVDKGVIVLNVSPTAVKHLLLGNERISFSARFGGTPHDIDVPVAAVQAIYARENGQGIFLGDAVDEATPTAVPVDGEGPPPTRPGGKPPHLTVVK; from the coding sequence ATGACTTCTACGCGTCCCTACCTGATCCGGGCACTGTACGAATGGATAGTCGACAACCAGTGCACGCCGCACCTGCTGGTTGAAGTCAGGGACGATCACACGCGCGTACCGCGCCAGTTCGTCGACAAGGGCGTGATCGTGTTGAATGTCTCGCCTACCGCGGTCAAGCACCTGCTGCTCGGTAACGAGCGCATCAGCTTCAGTGCGCGCTTCGGTGGCACGCCGCACGACATCGACGTGCCGGTCGCGGCGGTGCAGGCCATCTACGCCCGCGAGAACGGGCAGGGGATTTTTCTCGGGGATGCGGTCGACGAAGCCACGCCGACGGCCGTGCCAGTCGATGGCGAAGGGCCGCCGCCGACCCGACCCGGCGGCAAGCCGCCGCACCTGACCGTCGTCAAGTAA
- a CDS encoding glutathione S-transferase N-terminal domain-containing protein yields the protein MTALANRRSVMTLYADAADPLGHSVRLVLMEKDINVEIHFIDEDSKPEDLNDLNPYHNLLTLIDRDLVLYDAQIMLEYLDERYPHPPLMPVDPVSRANNRQLRYRIVRDLYSLASDLEGDNEIAAANARKTMRDNLMAISPLFGQFPYFMSPEFSLVDLCMAPLLWRLPRYGVKLTPQAKPLLKYADKLFDRRAFQISLSPVEQEIR from the coding sequence ATGACCGCACTGGCAAATCGGCGGTCGGTCATGACGCTTTATGCAGACGCCGCCGATCCGCTGGGGCACAGTGTGCGCCTCGTGCTGATGGAGAAGGACATCAATGTCGAGATCCATTTCATCGACGAGGACAGCAAGCCCGAGGATCTCAACGACCTCAATCCCTACCACAACTTGCTGACGCTGATCGATCGTGATCTGGTGCTCTACGACGCCCAGATCATGCTCGAGTACCTGGACGAACGTTATCCGCACCCGCCCTTGATGCCGGTCGACCCGGTATCAAGGGCCAACAATCGCCAATTGCGCTATCGCATCGTGCGCGATCTGTATTCATTGGCCAGCGATCTGGAGGGCGACAACGAGATCGCCGCGGCCAACGCGCGCAAGACCATGCGCGACAACCTGATGGCCATCTCGCCGTTGTTTGGCCAGTTCCCGTATTTCATGTCGCCCGAATTTTCATTGGTCGATTTATGCATGGCGCCGCTGTTGTGGCGTCTGCCGCGCTATGGTGTGAAGCTCACGCCGCAGGCCAAGCCCCTGTTGAAATACGCGGACAAGCTCTTCGACCGGCGCGCCTTCCAGATCAGCCTGTCGCCGGTCGAGCAGGAAATCCGCTGA
- a CDS encoding cytochrome c1, protein MKTFIFALCLMGWAGLVSASEGGPALLEAHVNLDSKPNLQRGARTFVNYCLSCHSASFMRYSRLVDDLGLPKEVVEKNLMFTTDKIGDVMQVAMKPADGEQWFGVPPPDLSVIARARGADWLYSFLMGFYKDDKRPTGVNNLYFPTTAMPAVLSRLQGVQVLKPAAEGEAAHGEGHAGHAGPTLELAMPGTQSPEEYAATVRDLVSFMVYLGEPAKLVRYKIGFWVLAFLFVLFISTYLLKKEYWKDVH, encoded by the coding sequence ATGAAAACCTTCATCTTCGCCTTGTGCTTGATGGGCTGGGCCGGCCTGGTGTCGGCCAGCGAGGGCGGTCCGGCCTTGCTGGAAGCCCATGTCAATCTGGACAGCAAACCGAACCTGCAGCGTGGCGCGCGGACCTTCGTGAACTACTGCCTGAGCTGCCATTCGGCGAGCTTCATGCGCTACAGCCGCCTGGTCGACGACCTCGGCCTGCCAAAGGAAGTGGTCGAAAAGAACCTGATGTTCACGACCGACAAGATCGGCGACGTCATGCAGGTGGCCATGAAGCCGGCCGATGGCGAACAGTGGTTCGGCGTGCCGCCGCCGGATCTGTCGGTCATCGCCCGCGCCCGTGGCGCCGACTGGCTGTATTCGTTCCTGATGGGATTTTACAAGGATGACAAGCGCCCGACCGGCGTCAACAACCTGTATTTCCCGACCACGGCGATGCCGGCGGTGCTGTCGCGCCTGCAGGGCGTACAGGTGTTGAAGCCCGCCGCCGAGGGCGAAGCGGCCCACGGTGAAGGCCATGCCGGCCACGCTGGTCCGACCTTGGAACTGGCCATGCCCGGCACGCAGTCGCCCGAGGAGTACGCGGCCACGGTGCGCGACCTGGTCAGCTTCATGGTCTACCTCGGCGAGCCGGCCAAGCTCGTGCGCTACAAGATTGGCTTCTGGGTGCTGGCGTTCCTGTTCGTATTGTTCATCTCGACCTATCTCCTGAAGAAGGAATACTGGAAGGATGTTCATTGA
- a CDS encoding cytochrome bc complex cytochrome b subunit: MSFITKGLTGLRDWVDDRFPLMSLWNDHMGAYYAPKNFNFWYYFGVLSLVVLVIQIVTGIWLVMNYKPDATLAFASVEYIMRDVEWGWLIRYMHSTGASFFFIVVYMHMFRGLLYGSYKQPRELIWILGMFIYLSLMAEAFFGYLLPWGQMSFWGAQVITSLFGAIPVVGEQLAELIRGDYVISDTTLNRFFSFHVIALPFAIAGLVVLHIIALHEVGSNNPDGVEIKKLKDKDGKPLDGIPFHPYYTVKDSVGVVVFLMFFASVVFFAPEMGGYFLEANNFIPADPLKTPLHIAPVWYFTPFYSILRANTYPFFGVDAKLWGVIFMGLGTMVFFLLPWLDRSPVKSIRYRGGIYKSALAIFVVAFVVLGYLGILPPTPGRTLTAQIFTVVYFLFFALMPLYTKWDKTKPVPERVTH; the protein is encoded by the coding sequence ATGAGTTTTATTACCAAGGGCCTCACGGGCCTGCGCGACTGGGTCGATGACCGTTTCCCGCTCATGTCGTTGTGGAACGACCACATGGGCGCCTACTACGCGCCCAAGAACTTCAATTTCTGGTACTACTTCGGCGTGCTGTCGCTGGTGGTGCTGGTCATCCAGATCGTGACCGGCATCTGGCTGGTGATGAACTACAAGCCGGACGCGACGCTGGCCTTTGCCTCCGTCGAGTACATCATGCGCGATGTCGAGTGGGGCTGGTTGATTCGCTACATGCATTCGACCGGCGCTTCGTTCTTCTTCATCGTGGTCTACATGCACATGTTCCGCGGCCTCTTGTACGGCTCGTATAAACAGCCGCGCGAGCTGATCTGGATCCTGGGCATGTTCATCTACCTGTCGCTGATGGCGGAAGCCTTTTTCGGCTACCTCCTGCCGTGGGGCCAGATGTCATTCTGGGGCGCGCAGGTCATCACGTCGTTGTTCGGCGCCATTCCGGTGGTCGGCGAGCAACTGGCCGAGTTGATCCGCGGCGACTACGTGATTTCCGACACCACTTTGAACCGCTTCTTCTCCTTCCATGTCATCGCGCTGCCGTTCGCGATTGCGGGCCTCGTGGTGCTGCACATCATCGCGCTGCACGAAGTCGGCTCGAACAACCCTGACGGCGTCGAGATCAAGAAGCTCAAGGACAAGGACGGCAAGCCGCTGGACGGCATCCCCTTCCATCCTTACTACACGGTCAAGGATTCGGTCGGCGTCGTGGTGTTCCTCATGTTCTTCGCCAGCGTGGTGTTCTTCGCGCCGGAGATGGGCGGCTACTTCCTTGAAGCCAACAACTTCATCCCGGCCGACCCGCTGAAGACGCCGCTGCACATCGCGCCGGTGTGGTACTTCACGCCGTTCTATTCGATCCTGCGTGCCAACACCTATCCGTTCTTCGGGGTGGACGCCAAGCTGTGGGGTGTGATCTTCATGGGCCTCGGCACCATGGTGTTCTTCCTGCTGCCGTGGTTGGACCGCAGCCCGGTCAAGTCGATTCGCTACCGCGGCGGGATCTACAAGTCGGCGCTCGCAATCTTCGTGGTGGCGTTCGTGGTGCTCGGCTATCTCGGCATCCTGCCGCCGACGCCGGGGCGTACGCTGACCGCGCAGATCTTCACGGTCGTCTATTTCCTGTTCTTCGCGCTGATGCCGCTCTACACGAAATGGGACAAGACCAAGCCGGTACCGGAAAGGGTGACGCACTGA
- the petA gene encoding ubiquinol-cytochrome c reductase iron-sulfur subunit produces the protein MSETAVDLDRRRFLTGTAVVIGGIGAATAAVPFIASFQPSARAKAIGAPVEADISIIEPSQQVTFKWRGKPVWVLRRTPEQVEALKASDGPVLGDPESQKSEQPEFAANPWRSSKPEFLVLVGVCTHLGCSPSFRPLPDADTGADWKGGYFCPCHGSKFDLAGRVFAGVPAPTNMTVPPYKYLSDTRILIGESDGGSA, from the coding sequence ATGAGCGAGACTGCTGTCGATCTGGATCGACGCCGCTTTCTCACCGGCACCGCCGTCGTCATAGGCGGCATCGGTGCGGCAACCGCAGCGGTACCATTCATCGCGTCGTTCCAACCCAGCGCGCGGGCCAAGGCCATCGGCGCGCCGGTTGAAGCCGACATCAGCATCATCGAGCCTAGCCAGCAGGTGACCTTCAAGTGGCGTGGCAAGCCCGTGTGGGTGCTGCGTCGTACGCCCGAGCAGGTCGAGGCGCTGAAGGCCTCCGATGGACCTGTTCTCGGCGATCCGGAATCGCAGAAATCCGAGCAACCGGAATTCGCGGCCAATCCCTGGCGCTCGTCCAAGCCCGAGTTCCTGGTGTTGGTTGGCGTGTGCACGCATCTCGGTTGCTCGCCGTCGTTCCGCCCGCTGCCCGACGCCGACACCGGCGCGGACTGGAAAGGCGGCTACTTCTGCCCCTGCCATGGTTCGAAGTTCGACCTCGCGGGACGCGTCTTCGCCGGCGTGCCGGCGCCGACCAACATGACGGTGCCTCCGTACAAGTACCTCAGCGACACCCGCATCCTGATCGGCGAAAGCGATGGAGGCTCGGCATGA
- the hisD gene encoding histidinol dehydrogenase, with protein sequence MAESCPMRRLDAATPGFDAELEALLAWDDDTRPEVVETVRGIVSDVRRRGDDALVEYTNRFDRRAVTHARELELKDFAARGAGIAPELAEALRVAAARVRSYHEHQKAESWEYREADGTVLGQQLRALDRVGIYVPGGKAAYPSSVLMNAIPAKVAGVQEVVMVVPAPDDALEPVVLAAAAIAGVDRLFTIGGAQAIAALAHGTATVPAVDKIVGPGNIYVATAKSMVFGRVGIDMIAGPSEILVVCDGATSPDWIAMDLFSQAEHDEQAQSILLCPDAAYLDAVAASVARLLEGMPRADIIRQALGARGALIKVADIAQAVALVNRIAPEHLELSIAEPRRWLPEIRHAGAIFLGRYTAEALGDYCAGPNHVLPTAGSARFSSPLGVYDFQKRSSVIEVSAAGAAQLGKVASTLARGEGLVAHARSAEYRVPGS encoded by the coding sequence ATGGCTGAGTCCTGCCCGATGCGCCGGCTCGACGCCGCCACGCCCGGCTTCGACGCCGAACTCGAGGCCTTGCTGGCGTGGGACGACGACACCCGCCCCGAGGTGGTGGAGACCGTGCGCGGCATCGTCAGCGACGTGCGGCGTCGCGGCGATGACGCGCTCGTCGAGTACACCAACCGCTTCGACCGGCGCGCGGTCACGCATGCGCGTGAACTGGAACTCAAGGATTTCGCTGCCCGTGGCGCCGGCATCGCGCCCGAACTCGCCGAGGCCTTGCGCGTCGCCGCGGCGCGCGTGCGCAGCTACCACGAGCACCAGAAGGCCGAGTCCTGGGAATACCGCGAAGCCGACGGCACGGTGCTCGGCCAGCAGCTGCGTGCGCTCGACCGGGTCGGCATCTACGTGCCCGGCGGCAAGGCCGCCTATCCGTCCTCGGTGTTGATGAATGCCATTCCGGCCAAGGTCGCGGGCGTCCAGGAAGTGGTGATGGTGGTGCCGGCGCCGGACGATGCGCTGGAACCGGTGGTGCTGGCGGCGGCCGCGATCGCGGGCGTCGATCGCCTGTTCACCATCGGCGGCGCGCAGGCCATCGCGGCGCTCGCCCACGGCACCGCCACCGTGCCGGCGGTCGACAAAATAGTCGGGCCCGGCAATATCTATGTCGCGACCGCCAAGTCCATGGTGTTCGGACGCGTCGGCATCGACATGATCGCCGGGCCGTCCGAGATCCTCGTCGTGTGCGATGGCGCGACCTCGCCCGACTGGATTGCGATGGATCTCTTTTCCCAGGCCGAGCACGACGAGCAGGCGCAGTCGATACTCCTGTGTCCGGATGCGGCCTATCTCGACGCGGTGGCGGCGAGCGTGGCGCGGCTGCTGGAAGGCATGCCGCGTGCCGACATCATCCGCCAGGCCCTGGGCGCGCGCGGCGCGCTGATCAAGGTCGCCGACATCGCGCAAGCCGTGGCGCTCGTCAATCGCATCGCGCCCGAGCACCTCGAGCTGTCGATTGCCGAGCCGCGCCGCTGGTTGCCGGAGATCCGCCACGCCGGCGCGATCTTCCTCGGCCGCTATACCGCCGAGGCCCTCGGCGATTATTGCGCCGGGCCCAATCACGTGCTGCCCACCGCCGGCAGCGCACGCTTCTCCTCGCCCTTGGGCGTTTACGATTTCCAGAAGCGTTCCTCGGTCATCGAAGTCTCGGCGGCCGGTGCCGCCCAGCTCGGCAAGGTGGCCAGCACCCTGGCGCGCGGCGAGGGCTTGGTGGCCCATGCGCGTTCGGCGGAATACCGAGTACCTGGATCATGA
- a CDS encoding ATP phosphoribosyltransferase: MGNTFNSNPDEVMLAVSKGRIFEQAMPLLARIGITPTDDPDKSRKLVLDTTAPGVRLLVIRATDVPTYVEYGAADLGIAGKDVLMEYEGSDYYEPLDLKIAQCRLAVAGPPQATLVDGRTRVATKYSKVAREYYARLGVQAEVIKLYGSMELAPLVGLADRIVDLVDTGNTLKANGLVEFETICEISSRLIVNKAAMKTKHKRVSAIIAALRAVVNDG; the protein is encoded by the coding sequence ATGGGCAATACATTCAATTCCAATCCGGACGAGGTGATGCTCGCGGTCTCCAAGGGCCGGATCTTCGAACAGGCCATGCCGCTCTTGGCGCGCATCGGCATCACGCCCACCGACGACCCGGACAAGTCGCGCAAGCTGGTGCTGGATACCACCGCGCCCGGCGTGCGCCTGCTGGTGATCCGCGCTACCGACGTGCCGACCTACGTGGAATACGGCGCGGCCGATCTCGGCATCGCCGGCAAGGACGTGCTCATGGAGTACGAAGGCAGCGATTATTACGAGCCGCTCGATCTCAAGATCGCCCAGTGCCGCCTGGCGGTGGCCGGCCCGCCGCAGGCGACGCTGGTGGATGGCCGCACGCGGGTCGCCACCAAGTATTCCAAGGTGGCGCGCGAATACTATGCGCGGCTCGGCGTGCAGGCCGAGGTCATCAAGCTCTACGGCTCGATGGAACTCGCACCGCTGGTCGGACTCGCGGACCGTATCGTCGACCTCGTCGATACCGGCAACACCCTCAAGGCCAACGGCCTGGTCGAGTTCGAAACCATCTGCGAGATAAGCTCGCGCCTGATCGTCAACAAGGCCGCCATGAAGACCAAGCACAAGCGCGTCAGCGCCATCATCGCGGCCTTGCGTGCGGTGGTGAACGATGGCTGA
- the murA gene encoding UDP-N-acetylglucosamine 1-carboxyvinyltransferase, whose protein sequence is MDKLIIQGGIPLEGEIRISGAKNAALPILAATLLAEGPMVVGNVPHLHDITTTMELLGRMGCSLTVDERMHIEVDTSTIKEFFAPYELVRTMRASILVLGPLLARFGSADVSLPGGCAIGSRPVNLHLQGLAQMGAELSVEGGYIRAKAKRLKGVDMVLDLVTVTGTENLMMAAALAKGVTVIRNAAREPEVVDLADCLIAMGAKIEGAGTDTIRIEGVESLGGTHYDILPDRIETGTYLVAAAMTGGRVKLKNTRPHLLEAVIAKLNEAGAHMTMGEDWIELDMNGDDLKAVNIHTSPYPGFPTDMQAQFTAMNCIASGTGTITESVFENRFMHVLELQRMGAQVKLEGNTAITTGVRQLTSAPLMATDLRASASLVLAGLVAKGATEVDRIYHIDRGYETIEEKLSNLGAQIKRVPS, encoded by the coding sequence ATGGACAAACTGATCATTCAAGGTGGCATCCCGCTCGAGGGCGAGATTCGTATTTCCGGCGCCAAGAACGCGGCGCTGCCGATCCTGGCCGCGACGCTGCTGGCCGAAGGGCCGATGGTGGTGGGCAACGTGCCGCATCTGCACGACATCACCACCACCATGGAGCTTTTGGGGCGCATGGGCTGCTCGCTGACCGTCGATGAGCGCATGCACATCGAGGTCGACACCAGCACCATCAAGGAATTCTTCGCGCCCTACGAGCTGGTGCGCACCATGCGCGCCTCGATCCTGGTGCTGGGGCCGCTGTTGGCGCGCTTCGGCTCGGCCGACGTGTCGTTGCCGGGCGGCTGCGCGATCGGTTCGCGGCCGGTCAACCTGCACCTGCAGGGCCTCGCGCAGATGGGCGCGGAGCTGTCGGTCGAAGGGGGTTACATCCGCGCCAAGGCCAAGCGCCTGAAGGGCGTCGACATGGTGCTGGACCTCGTCACCGTGACCGGCACCGAGAACCTCATGATGGCCGCCGCACTGGCCAAGGGCGTGACCGTCATCCGCAATGCCGCGCGCGAGCCGGAAGTGGTGGATCTCGCCGATTGCCTGATCGCCATGGGCGCCAAAATCGAAGGCGCCGGCACCGACACCATCCGCATCGAGGGCGTCGAATCCCTGGGCGGCACCCACTACGACATCCTGCCGGATCGCATCGAGACCGGTACTTATCTCGTGGCCGCCGCCATGACCGGCGGGCGCGTGAAGCTCAAGAACACCCGGCCGCACCTGCTCGAAGCCGTGATCGCCAAGCTCAACGAAGCCGGCGCGCACATGACCATGGGCGAGGACTGGATAGAGCTCGACATGAATGGCGACGACCTGAAGGCCGTCAACATCCACACCTCGCCCTATCCCGGCTTCCCGACCGACATGCAGGCGCAGTTCACCGCCATGAACTGCATCGCGAGCGGCACCGGCACCATCACCGAATCGGTGTTCGAGAACCGTTTCATGCACGTGCTGGAACTGCAGCGCATGGGCGCGCAGGTCAAGCTCGAAGGCAATACGGCCATCACCACCGGTGTCCGGCAGTTGACCAGCGCGCCCTTGATGGCGACCGATCTGCGCGCCTCGGCGAGCCTGGTGCTGGCCGGCCTGGTGGCCAAGGGCGCGACCGAGGTCGACCGCATCTATCACATCGATCGCGGTTACGAGACCATCGAAGAAAAGCTTTCCAACCTGGGCGCGCAGATCAAACGCGTGCCGAGCTGA
- a CDS encoding BolA family transcriptional regulator: MTPNEIRQMIETGMPGAEVHVDGDGQHFVARVVSDAFAGLPMLKQHRLVYATLGDSMGGAIHALSIQTYTKDAWDKARKFQTL; encoded by the coding sequence ATGACTCCCAACGAAATCCGCCAGATGATCGAAACCGGCATGCCCGGCGCCGAAGTCCATGTCGACGGCGACGGCCAGCACTTCGTCGCGCGGGTGGTGAGTGACGCCTTCGCCGGCCTGCCGATGCTCAAGCAGCACCGCCTGGTCTACGCCACGTTGGGCGACAGCATGGGCGGCGCCATTCATGCGCTGTCCATTCAGACCTACACCAAGGACGCCTGGGACAAGGCGCGCAAGTTCCAGACGCTCTGA
- a CDS encoding ABC transporter substrate-binding protein, with the protein MKRFLRVSMASFLLLASALAFAASDAPLDIVRTTTDSVLARVQADKDALRADPGKMYDLVSELIFPHFDFAIMAQWVLGDSWAGADEATRTAFVDQFRKLLVRTYATALLEFSDQTIGYPDVEPPAAANTATVKQEISQPGSASIPIVYRLHNKTGDWKVFDVSVDGVSLIKTYRASFAAAIKNDGLPALIQNLEAKNQQFAAAKTQ; encoded by the coding sequence ATGAAGCGTTTCCTTCGAGTTTCGATGGCGTCTTTCCTTTTGCTGGCGAGCGCCCTGGCGTTCGCGGCCAGCGATGCGCCGCTCGATATCGTGCGTACCACCACCGACAGCGTGCTGGCGCGCGTGCAGGCCGACAAGGACGCGCTGCGTGCCGATCCCGGCAAGATGTACGACCTGGTCTCGGAGCTGATCTTTCCGCACTTCGATTTCGCCATCATGGCGCAGTGGGTGCTGGGCGACAGCTGGGCCGGCGCCGACGAGGCGACCCGCACCGCCTTCGTCGATCAGTTCCGCAAGCTGCTGGTGCGCACCTATGCGACCGCGCTGCTGGAATTCTCGGACCAGACCATCGGCTATCCCGATGTCGAGCCGCCGGCGGCCGCCAACACCGCGACCGTCAAGCAGGAGATCTCGCAGCCCGGCAGCGCGTCGATTCCGATCGTCTATCGCCTGCACAACAAGACCGGTGACTGGAAGGTGTTCGACGTCTCGGTCGACGGCGTGAGCCTGATCAAGACCTACCGCGCGTCGTTCGCGGCGGCCATCAAGAACGACGGCCTGCCGGCGCTGATCCAGAACCTGGAAGCGAAGAACCAGCAGTTCGCCGCCGCCAAGACCCAATAA